The Rhodamnia argentea isolate NSW1041297 chromosome 10, ASM2092103v1, whole genome shotgun sequence sequence GGGCTTGTGATAAAGGGCGACACATCAAGATATTTACGTTATATTTCAACCGATTCCAAAAATAAGCCAATACCACAAGTCTCCGACACACCATGTGGAGTCCACGTCGTGGACTGTGCTATACTCGATTTCTATATGCTTTTAGAGGTTGTGATGCTACTTCTTTCGTAGGTacttttagtgaatatgaatgAGAACTTCGTGAGAATTATTGCTGACCCCAGCCGCGTGACTAAGTCATGTTGTTTTCTCTCCGGCCAAATGTAAAGTACCATAATAAACAAGATATTTGTTCGCACAATATGTTTGACTTTAATCAAACATTTCTCTAGCTGTCGCTTGGACCATTGCAGAGATGCCTGCTTGTACCAGATCATGTGTGTGTGGCAATCTCGTGTTTGCAATTTCTGAGCTTGCTTCGAATCTTTTCATTATCGTTGCACGGCGAAAGCAAAATAATTAaggaaattttcccaaaaacgCATAGAATCAGCGCGAGAAAGACCCTTCTGATAACACTTTACATCGAACAACTATGGAGCACGGAGAGAGGGTTGTAAGAGAATTTGCTTGAACCACATCAATCTTGAACTCCTACGAATCTTCGTCAATGACGCTAATTTCCGGCGATTAATTACATGGAACTCCGTGATGATCCAAGTGTATAAGCAATTTGAGGGAAATGAAGGTCTGACCACAAGTCAAACATGGTCAAACTCTCGAGCTGAACTCCATTTGACCTTTGATCAAGAAGGCGAAACAAACGACGAAGTTCAAATCATTTCGCCCTTGCGCTAGATTAAGAAAATACGTAATCCTCCCCTAGTCAAGTTAGTATGAATTGCCTATTCTTGCGTCTCAAATCTGGTAAGGCATATCAATGAGTCCAATCGACCTACCGGAGAATTACACATTTTAGTTTTCATATCTGGGACGGTCAACAttctttaatgttttattttgttctctcgGGAGTCTCCCTTGAAGTCATCCAAATACTTGTATTCAAATAAAAGTGGCTCTCGCTAGTCTTCATGGTCTAATCAGTTGGTGGCAAGAGAGTATCCAAGATTACCACGCGGACATCACTTTCAGGATTTGCCCTTGTCTACTGAATTTCTGTGTTGAATTCCCTCTTGCCCTAATTCACTGACCCCTGTATATATCCATGCATTCCCTTCTCTTCAGTGTTCTTCGAATCGTGCAGTTCTTGTAAATGCAGGAGTCTGTGCACTACCGTTTTGATTGCCTTCAGATGCCCATTTAATAATCTTGGACTAGAGAGAGACTCTGAGAgacttcagagagagagagagagagaatatggcGATGATAGGGTTCGAGAAATGTCACGACTACGAGTCATCAAAAGTTCTGGTGAGTATGTTGCTGGTGCAAGCATTCGCGACCGGGTTGCAGCTGCTTTCCAAGATCATATTGAACGACGGGACCTTCATTTTCGCTCTCTTGGCTTATCGTCATGTGGTTGGTGCGGTTTGTGTCGCCCCGCTCGCTCTCTACTTCGAAAGGTTTGATGCTgatcttgattttttattctccCCGTTCCGAGTTGTCTCTTCCCTTTCTTGGGCATGTGTTCTTCAATCTTCACCTTTTCCTTTCTGAGCTTTCGAGCCATTGAAAATGGGCAAAGATTGTACGAACCAGAGTTACAAAGAACGACTCTTGAAAATGGCGCGTCTTCGTTGCAGAGGTAACGCGACGAAGCTGAGCTTGAAGGTGTGGTCTTGGCTCTTCATTAACGCATTAACCGGGTGAGATGGCTCCTCTCCCTTTTCTTGAATTTCTCTGTCTTACTCCTCTTCAATGCATCTATATAGCTTTTCATGTTCTCAATGCAAGTCCTAGTCAAGTCCTCGTGATGATTCAAGgtgaattaaatttgaaaagtttagaaccccGGTGACCATGGACTAAACTTTTCCGATTTTATCACAATTAAGATGTAAACTGAACCTACAAAAAGACTTCGCTTCTTCTTTATCACTTTGTAAAACGGCGTTCGGGAGAAAAAAAggcttttttctaattttggtaTCGATGCTAATGTCGCAGAGTATTATCATTGCCAATGGGACTATACTACTACGGTCTCCGGGATACAACCGCAACATATGCTGCCAACTTCTTGACCGTAATCCCGATCGCCACCTTCGTCTTTTCCATCATTCTAAGGTATACGACATTCATCTAAAGTTTCTGCAGGTACACATTTATATAATGGGCGCACTCATATTTCATTTCTGAACGACAAGTTTCGTTAAGTTTGATAGAAACATTCTTGGAAAACATATCTTTCATAGCCACTCTCAAATGATATCGTGCGTTTCTTTTGGGTCGATCCAAATGTCCCTTCATGCTACTAAAACCGATGGGTGTTGGATTATGGCAGAGTAGAGTCATTGGGCTTAAACACCAGAGCAGGTAAAGTGAAGACAATAGGAGCGATACTCTGTGTTGCGGGCGCGCTAACAACTATCTTCTACCAAGGAAAATCGTTCCACATCAATCATCAACAATCTCGCTCTCATGCTATCACCAAGAACATTCCATCTAATTGGACGAGAGGCACGCTTATGTTGCTCGGAAGCTGCCTATCTTTTGGTGTCTGGTTCACAGTGCAGGTGTGTAGAACAAGTTCGCAACTTCTTTTCTTCGGCAAATAACATTCATGAAACGAAGGATACCGTCCACCTATCATAATGCTCGTGGACATTGCTTTCATTTGATAGGTTAAGCTGATTAAAGTCTTCCCGTTGAAGTATTGGTCCACGATGCTGACGTGCATCATCGCGTCCGGGCAAGCAACAACCGTGGGCTTGTGCATCAATCGTAGTAGGAAGTCGTGGAGTCTAGGATGGAATCTGCAGCTGATCACCATTGTCTACTCGGTAAGGTTATTTCTATCCTCAAATTACGCCGCGACTACTTAAATCGTTTCGCGTCGGTCCTCCATTTGTTGGAAGTGGCACCTGGCCAATCATGAGCGGAAAACTTCCATGAATTGTCGTTCGTTAAATTCAGCGATAATATATACGGTTGGATGGTCGATAATCTGTACTTAACAATGGCTACAAGTCTCTAACTATGAATCTCTTATACTCGATGTGCCAACGATTTTCTATTTTAGCAATAGTATCATAGTCTGATGTTTGTATGGTTACATATGATGAACGTTACGATTTCATTCACTAATGAGCGAAACTAGATTCTTCATACGGGGAGCATTCGTAACAGCTACCGCTTTCTGCTTAATCTCTTGGGTGATTGCGAAGCGAGGCCCTACCTATCCTGCGATGTTCAACCCGTTGATTCTGATCTTCGTCACTGTGCTAGAAGCGCTCCTACTCAGAGAGGCAATCCACCTTGGGACGTACGAAGAATCTCATAATCCTAAATCCTTTCTTTGGCTTCATAGTCTTCATAAGCTACTAAGgttcaatttcaaaattttcggaacttttattgaaaaattcattGCTATATTGCAGTTTAGTCGGAACTATACTGATCCTAGGAGGAATATACTCCTTCTTAAGTGGAAAAAGGAAGGAGTCGATCATGAATATACAACCTCCGGTCAATAACGTCGCGCCTATGGATGTCGAGGCAATGGTTACTGAAGCCACAGCAATCCCGCCACCGAAAGCGATGATCGTCTTGCTGAGCGATTCGCTAGAGCAAATAGATTTCACAAAGCAACAACGAAATGTAGGTAATAAGGAATGGCCCTGATGTGGCTTCTGAGCAGTGGCACGGTATACACAAGTCGCTCTTACATACCATCTGTGGCCCGTGGAGGAGAATAGTAGTGCTGAAGGCAAAATCAATGTCCTACTAGTACCAGACCTCAATCAATGCGATCCTACGAAACTTCGTGAATAACACTGAACTTCAGCGGTTCATTACGTGGAAACTCATCACGATCCACGTGTATAAACAGGTTTGTGGTTTGACCGGTCAAACTCTCGAACTGAACTCCATTTGTCCTAATGCTTGTGTCTTGGTCAAAGTCAATATGAATTGCGTATTTTGATGCCTCGCAACTGGCAAAGCATTAATTAATTGGACCGACTTACCAACGAATGAAAAATTCCACCTTTGCATACTGTGGGACGATCCAAATTttgtaatatatatattttgctctcTTAAGAGTCTCACTTGAAGTCATCCAAATGTTTACATTATAATGATTGTGTCTCTCGATAGTCTTCATGGTCTAATCAAGCGACATCGGCTGGCGCAAGAGAGtattaaataattttcattcattttgtcCAGCCTATTTATGTCTTAACACCAAGAAATGACCAATTTCTTGTTATTTTAATCATAACCAACAAGTGACAGATTTAGTCAATAATAGCAAAGTCTGGTGAACGATAAAAACCTTCGTTGAAGATGAAGTCAACCATATAACATGTAAGTGCCAAGTAACGATACTTTCGGATATGTAACATTTTGCAGATAAGTGTTTCTAGACAATAGAAAATTACGAATAATATAACTTCTTGTAATAGCAAATAGGTTTAGGAAGTTATTTggtccggaaaaaaaaaagtaaaaaaaagatgGGACTTTTCTTCACACTTATAACTCGACTATTAGCCCTTTATGGATGACCCAACAATCCAACACTCACACATCGGGTCGGGCCCTAAGTTGGAGCCGCAATAACTGTTGGACTGATATTTGTTGGGTAATCTTACACCTCTCCCATCCCAAAAATTCGTTTAAAGAATAAGGTttttcctcacacttataaTCCGATCGTCAACCCTTTTCATAATCGATATGGGATAATGACGCAGCGTTCAGCAAAGATAACAAGCAATTCCTTACttaagagagaaatctcgaaaagtatgataataaaataataatcatgctccaaaaatgtcataaacacACCTTTTAcagggtgttaaccctaatcctaactctagtaggattctaaacatcaaaatccaaaattacaaaactgccattaatagtaaaataaatcttgaaaatactaaaaaaaaaataggaaaactcatctagacgatcccgaatcACCAAAATCCATCATTAGTCACAACCAAAAGCTGTGAATATTGATCGGgatgccgtttcgcttcagccaatcgaatttgagcccgatccgatgtCGTCAACCCGGTCCGCCGATTCTTAACACATCACCATTTCACCTTCCGATTGAATTTCTGTCTGTCCAATCGATAtagaaacgcactactaatacattccgcatcaAATAACTCCATAAAAAATGCATTTGAACCCATTAAATGCACTTCCCTAATATGCGATAAATGCCCACCTGCCCTAAATCGTTGACCACTACATATATTGTATGTGCTTCTCTTGTATTCCTTGAACATGTTAGACATTCTACAACAGTTTTGATTGCCTTTAAATGACCACTTAGTAATCTTTGacaagagagagattgagaggagctttctagagagagaaaagatggcgATGATGGTGTTCAAGAAATGTTACGAGTCGTCGAGAGCCGTGGCGAGCATGTTGCTGGTGCAAGCATTCGCGACCGGGTTGCAACTGCTTTCCAAGGTAGTCTTGAACGACGGGACCTTCATTTTCGCCATCCTGGCTTACCGTCACGTGGTCGGCGCGGTCTGTGTCGTGCCCTTTGCTCTGTACTTCGAGAGGTTCGGTTCTGATCTCGACCTTCGATTCTCCTCGTTCCGAGTTGTCGCCGCCACCCCCTTTCTCCGGCATACTTCTTCGCCTTCGCCTTTTCTTATCAAGCGTCTGAGACCATTAAAAATGGGCAAATTATCGTCTGAACCAGAGTGTAGAGAATCTCTTAAAAGCAGTATGTCTCCATTGCAGAGGTAGCACAACAAAGCTAAGCTTGAAGGTGTGGATTTGGCTCTTCATTAACGCATTTACCGGGGTAAGAtagctcttctttcttttcttttcttttctttaatttcttgcCAGGCTATTTGTTtgccaattttgaacaaatatTACAGAACAAAGACTTCCTCTTTTTGTTTATCCCTTTCTCAAACAGATTTGAGATGTCTATTTGTGGCCTCGCACATAATGTTATAGAATATCATTGTCCAGGGGCTTTGCTACTATGGTCTCCGAGATACAACAGCAACATACGCTAACAACTTCTTGAACATGATCCCAATCGCCACCTTCGTCTTTTCCATCATTCTAAGGTATGTGACGTGCGAAAGCTTCAGGTACATATAtgtaagggttaataccatgaaaatcttcaaattggtacacctaccACAAATTTACCGATCACAAAAAACCTCCATAAACTGGGacgcttgtgacaaatttacacttcgttaggttttttgtggtattaaccctgtATGTAATGGGCATACTTCCATAGAAAACATTCTCAGTAAAAAGCAACTTTCAGTAGCTACTCTCAAATGGGATTCGTGCATTTCTTTCAAGTCGATCCGAATGTCGCTTCATGCTACTGAAAGGCATGGATTTTGGATTATCACACAGTAGAGTCGTTGAGGTTAAACACAAGAGCAGGTAAAGTGAAGATAATAGGAGCACCATTCTGTGTCGCGGGCGCGCTAACCACTATCTTCTACCAAGGAAAACCGTTTCACATTAATCAACAATGCTCTCGCTCTCATGCTATCACCGATTCACCAAGAACATTCGGTCTAATTGGACGAGAGGCACGCTGATGCTG is a genomic window containing:
- the LOC115747564 gene encoding WAT1-related protein At5g64700-like; translation: MIGFEKCHDYESSKVLVSMLLVQAFATGLQLLSKIILNDGTFIFALLAYRHVVGAVCVAPLALYFERGNATKLSLKVWSWLFINALTGVLSLPMGLYYYGLRDTTATYAANFLTVIPIATFVFSIILRVESLGLNTRAGKVKTIGAILCVAGALTTIFYQGKSFHINHQQSRSHAITKNIPSNWTRGTLMLLGSCLSFGVWFTVQVKLIKVFPLKYWSTMLTCIIASGQATTVGLCINRSRKSWSLGWNLQLITIVYSVRFFIRGAFVTATAFCLISWVIAKRGPTYPAMFNPLILIFVTVLEALLLREAIHLGTLVGTILILGGIYSFLSGKRKESIMNIQPPVNNVAPMDVEAMVTEATAIPPPKAMIVLLSDSLEQIDFTKQQRNVGNKEWP